The proteins below come from a single Kosakonia sp. SMBL-WEM22 genomic window:
- the fhuA gene encoding ferrichrome porin FhuA, translating to MARPTTAQPVTFTLRTVAVVVATAVSGMSVYAQAATTPKEETITVTTAAPQENAWGPAATIAAKHTATATKTDMPLEKTPQSISVVTAEEIALHQPKSAKEALSYTPGVSVGTRGASNTYDQLIIRGFAADNQSQNNYLDGLKLQGNFYNDAVIDPYMLERVELLRGPTSVLYGKSSPGGLMNMVSKRPTTTPLHEIQFKAGSNSLFQTGFDFSDALDDDGVYSYRLTGLARSANAQQDGKKEQRYTIAPSFSWRPDDKTNFTFLSYFQNEPDTGYYGWLPKEGTVEPLPNGKRLPTSFNEGAKNNTYSRNQKMVGYSFEHAFDDTFTVRQNLRYAENKTSQNSVYGYGMCSDPLYTAKPANSPCASIAPSQWNHYLTRQYVVDNEKLQNFSVDTQLQSTFATGAVDHTLLTGVDFMRMRNDIDSWFGYAGSVAPSDIYNLDRGDFDFAAHSGPSGAYRILNRQKQTGLYAQDQAQWEKVLVTLGGRYDWAKQSAFDRDSGITKTRDDNQFSWRGGVNYLFDNGVTPYFSYSESFEPSSTAGESGALFAPSKGKQYEAGVKYSPSDRPIVLTGALYQLTKSNNLMADPAGSVWSVEGGKVRSRGVELEAKAALSANLNVVGSYTYTQAEYTTDTTLKGNTPPQVPKHMASLWGDYTFYDGALSGLTLGTGARFTGSSFGDPANSFKVGSATVVDALVRYDLARFGMAGSNVALHVNNLFDREYVASCFNSYGCFWGAERQVTATATFRF from the coding sequence ATGGCGCGTCCAACAACTGCTCAGCCAGTCACTTTTACGCTGCGTACCGTCGCAGTCGTAGTAGCCACAGCGGTTAGCGGCATGTCTGTTTATGCACAGGCTGCTACCACCCCCAAAGAAGAAACCATCACCGTCACCACCGCCGCGCCGCAAGAGAATGCGTGGGGGCCGGCGGCGACCATCGCGGCGAAACATACCGCGACCGCGACAAAAACGGATATGCCGCTGGAAAAAACGCCGCAGTCCATTTCTGTCGTCACCGCCGAAGAGATCGCGCTGCATCAGCCGAAATCGGCGAAAGAGGCCCTGAGCTATACGCCGGGCGTTAGCGTGGGCACGCGCGGTGCTTCAAATACTTACGATCAGCTGATCATCCGCGGTTTTGCCGCTGATAACCAAAGCCAGAATAACTACCTCGACGGCCTGAAGTTGCAGGGTAACTTCTATAACGACGCGGTGATCGATCCCTATATGCTGGAACGCGTTGAGTTACTGCGTGGGCCAACCTCCGTGCTCTACGGAAAAAGCAGCCCGGGCGGCCTGATGAATATGGTCAGCAAGCGTCCGACCACCACGCCGCTGCATGAAATTCAGTTTAAAGCGGGCAGCAACAGCCTGTTTCAGACCGGGTTTGATTTCAGCGACGCGCTGGATGATGACGGTGTTTACTCTTATCGCCTGACCGGCCTGGCGCGCTCTGCCAATGCGCAGCAGGACGGGAAAAAAGAGCAGCGTTATACCATCGCCCCCTCTTTTAGCTGGCGGCCGGATGATAAAACCAACTTCACCTTCCTCTCCTATTTCCAGAATGAGCCTGACACCGGCTATTACGGCTGGTTGCCGAAAGAGGGAACCGTTGAGCCGCTGCCGAACGGCAAACGGCTGCCGACCAGTTTCAACGAAGGCGCAAAGAACAACACTTACTCCCGTAACCAGAAGATGGTCGGTTACAGCTTCGAGCACGCCTTCGACGACACCTTTACCGTGCGCCAGAACCTGCGTTATGCCGAGAACAAAACCTCGCAAAACAGCGTCTACGGCTACGGCATGTGTTCTGATCCGCTCTACACCGCCAAACCTGCAAACAGCCCTTGTGCCAGCATCGCGCCGTCGCAGTGGAACCACTACCTGACGCGCCAGTATGTGGTTGATAACGAGAAGTTGCAGAACTTCTCGGTCGATACGCAGTTGCAGAGCACCTTCGCCACTGGCGCTGTCGACCATACGCTGCTGACCGGCGTCGACTTTATGCGGATGCGTAACGACATCGACTCGTGGTTTGGCTATGCGGGATCGGTCGCGCCATCGGATATCTATAACCTCGATCGCGGCGATTTCGATTTCGCTGCTCACTCTGGTCCGTCTGGCGCTTACCGCATTCTTAACCGCCAGAAACAGACCGGCCTCTATGCGCAGGATCAGGCGCAGTGGGAGAAGGTGCTGGTTACGCTCGGCGGTCGTTACGACTGGGCGAAGCAGAGCGCATTCGACCGCGATAGTGGCATCACAAAAACGCGTGACGACAACCAGTTCAGCTGGCGTGGCGGCGTTAACTACCTGTTTGATAATGGCGTGACGCCATACTTCAGCTACAGCGAATCGTTCGAACCATCATCTACCGCTGGCGAGAGCGGTGCGCTCTTCGCGCCATCCAAAGGGAAGCAGTACGAAGCCGGGGTGAAATATAGCCCGAGCGATCGGCCGATTGTGCTGACCGGCGCGCTCTATCAGCTGACCAAGAGCAACAATCTGATGGCCGACCCTGCGGGATCGGTCTGGTCAGTCGAAGGGGGCAAAGTGCGTTCACGCGGCGTGGAGCTTGAGGCCAAAGCGGCGCTCTCCGCCAACCTGAACGTGGTCGGCTCTTATACCTATACGCAAGCGGAATACACCACCGACACCACGTTGAAAGGTAACACTCCGCCGCAGGTGCCAAAACATATGGCTTCGCTATGGGGAGATTACACCTTCTATGATGGCGCGCTCTCCGGCCTGACGCTTGGCACCGGCGCACGCTTCACCGGTTCAAGCTTCGGCGATCCGGCGAACTCCTTTAAAGTCGGTAGCGCCACCGTCGTGGATGCGCTGGTGCGTTACGATCTGGCGCGCTTCGGTATGGCGGGCTCCAATGTCGCCTTACACGTTAATAACCTGTTCGATCGCGAATATGTCGCCAGCTGCTTTAACAGCTACGGCTGCTTCTGGGGCGCTGAACGTCAGGTGACGGCAACCGCAACCTTCCGCTTCTAA
- the sfsA gene encoding DNA/RNA nuclease SfsA, translating to MEFTPPLQSATLVMRYKRFLADVVTPEGETLTLHCPNTGAMTGCATPGDRVWYSTSTNLKRKYAHTWELTETQQGAFICVNTQRANMLTKEAIIADRLPELTGYSALKSEVKYGAERSRIDFLLQAEDRRNCYIEVKSVTLAEQQSGYFPDAVTLRGQKHLRELMSVAANGDRAVILFAILHSAVEHFAPARHIDGEYARLLSEAQQNGVEVIAYKAELSADNMSLSLPLPFSL from the coding sequence ATGGAGTTCACCCCGCCGTTACAATCCGCCACGCTGGTGATGCGCTATAAGCGCTTTCTGGCGGACGTGGTGACGCCTGAAGGCGAAACCCTGACGCTGCACTGCCCCAATACCGGCGCGATGACTGGCTGCGCCACGCCGGGCGATCGGGTCTGGTATTCCACTTCAACCAATCTGAAGCGCAAATATGCCCACACCTGGGAATTAACTGAAACGCAGCAGGGCGCGTTTATTTGCGTCAATACCCAGCGGGCAAATATGTTGACGAAAGAGGCGATTATCGCTGACCGCCTGCCGGAGTTAACGGGATATAGCGCGCTGAAAAGCGAAGTGAAATATGGTGCGGAGCGCAGCAGAATTGATTTTCTGTTGCAGGCGGAGGATCGCCGCAACTGCTATATTGAAGTGAAATCGGTTACGCTCGCCGAGCAGCAGTCAGGCTATTTCCCGGATGCGGTCACACTGCGCGGGCAGAAGCATTTACGGGAACTTATGAGCGTTGCGGCCAACGGTGACCGTGCGGTGATCTTGTTTGCCATTCTGCACTCCGCCGTTGAACATTTCGCACCCGCGCGCCATATTGATGGGGAATACGCACGATTATTGAGTGAAGCGCAACAAAATGGGGTGGAAGTTATTGCTTATAAAGCGGAACTTTCTGCCGATAATATGAGTCTTAGCTTGCCGCTACCGTTCTCGCTTTAA
- the fhuC gene encoding Fe3+-hydroxamate ABC transporter ATP-binding protein FhuC gives MQENKTLPDTTFQLNDVTFRVPGRTLLHPLSLTFPSGKVTGLIGHNGSGKSTLLKMLGRHQAPSEGEILLDGQPLESWSSKAFARKVAYLPQQLPQAEGMTVRELVAIGRYPWHGALGRFGVADREKVEEAIALVGLKPLAHRLVDSLSGGERQRAWIAMLVAQDSRCLLLDEPTSALDIAHQVDVLALVHRLSQQRGLTVIAVLHDINMAARYCDYLVALRGGEMIAEGAPEALMRAETLEQIYGIPMGILPHPAGAAPVSFVY, from the coding sequence ATGCAGGAAAACAAAACGCTTCCCGATACCACCTTTCAACTGAACGATGTCACCTTTCGCGTGCCGGGACGCACGCTGCTGCATCCGCTGTCGTTGACCTTCCCGAGCGGGAAAGTGACCGGCCTGATTGGTCATAACGGCTCGGGTAAATCGACGCTGCTGAAGATGCTTGGCCGCCATCAGGCACCCTCTGAGGGCGAGATTCTGCTCGACGGGCAGCCGCTGGAGAGCTGGAGCAGTAAAGCTTTCGCCCGCAAAGTCGCCTATCTGCCGCAGCAGCTGCCGCAGGCGGAAGGGATGACCGTGCGCGAACTGGTGGCGATTGGGCGGTATCCGTGGCACGGAGCGCTGGGGCGTTTTGGCGTGGCTGATCGGGAGAAAGTGGAGGAGGCGATTGCGCTGGTCGGTTTAAAACCGCTGGCGCACCGGCTGGTGGATAGCCTCTCCGGTGGCGAACGCCAGCGTGCGTGGATTGCCATGCTGGTGGCGCAGGACAGCCGCTGCCTGCTGCTTGATGAGCCGACCTCCGCGCTTGATATCGCCCATCAGGTCGATGTGCTGGCGCTGGTGCACCGCTTAAGCCAGCAGCGCGGGCTGACGGTGATTGCCGTGCTGCACGATATCAATATGGCGGCGCGCTACTGTGACTACCTGGTGGCCCTGCGCGGCGGCGAGATGATCGCTGAAGGCGCGCCGGAGGCCTTAATGCGCGCCGAGACGCTGGAGCAAATTTATGGTATCCCGATGGGGATCCTGCCACATCCGGCCGGTGCCGCGCCCGTGAGCTTTGTCTACTGA
- the hrpB gene encoding ATP-dependent helicase HrpB — protein sequence MSSLPVAAVLPDLLSALKNAPQVLLSAPTGAGKSTWLPLQLLQQGAVEGKILLLEPRRLAARNVAQRLAELLNEQPGDTVGYRMRADTCVGPNTRLEVVTEGILTRLVQNDPELNGVGLVILDEFHERSLQADLALALLLDVQQGLRDDLKLLIMSATLDNERLHALLPDAPVIVSAGRAFPVEQRYQSLPAHQRFDEGVAQATVELLRHEPGSLLLFLPGVGEIQRVQEQLASRVGSDVLLCPLYGALPLSEQRKAILPAPAGKRKVVLATNIAETSLTIEGIRLVVDSAQERVARFDARSGLTRLITQRISVASMTQRAGRAGRLEPGICLHLIAKEQAERAAAQSNPEIVSSDLSGLLMELLQWGCQDAAQLHWLDLPPEANLAAARRLLTQLRALEEGRLTPFGMKMAALGNDPRLAAMLSSAQGEDEIATAAKLAAILEEPPRGGNSDLSAAFSRQQGNWQQRARQLARRLKSSGGEPDISALAPLLACAFTDRIARRRGQQGRYQLANGLGATLDADDALNRHEWLLAPLLLQGSQSPDARILLALPLDIDALVAQCPQLITQSDSVEWDETLGTLKAFRRRQIGQLTLSAQPLAKPSEEELHGAMLNGIREKGLRVLNWTSEAAQYRLRLLCAAKWLPEFDWPAVDDASLLDTLEAWLLPQMGGIRSLRDLQSLDVGQALQQALPWSLRQRLDSELPGHYTVPTGSRIAIRYHEDNPPALAVRMQEMFGEATTPTIAQGRVALVLELLSPAQRPLQITRDLGAFWAGTYREVQKEMKGRYPKHVWPDDPANTAPTRRTKKYS from the coding sequence GTGTCCTCACTGCCCGTTGCCGCCGTTCTGCCCGATCTTCTCTCTGCGCTGAAAAATGCGCCACAGGTGCTGCTAAGCGCCCCGACCGGTGCCGGGAAGTCGACCTGGCTGCCGCTGCAACTGCTGCAACAGGGCGCCGTCGAAGGGAAAATTTTGCTGCTCGAGCCACGACGACTGGCGGCGCGCAACGTAGCCCAACGGCTGGCGGAACTGCTTAATGAGCAACCCGGCGACACCGTGGGTTACCGCATGCGCGCCGACACCTGCGTCGGCCCGAATACCCGTCTTGAAGTGGTTACCGAAGGGATCCTTACTCGGCTGGTGCAAAATGACCCGGAGCTAAACGGCGTTGGGCTTGTGATCCTCGATGAGTTTCATGAGCGTAGTTTACAAGCCGATCTTGCGCTGGCGCTGCTGCTCGATGTGCAACAGGGTCTGCGTGACGATCTGAAACTCCTGATTATGTCCGCGACGCTGGATAATGAGCGTCTACACGCGTTGTTGCCCGATGCGCCGGTCATTGTCTCTGCAGGGCGCGCATTCCCGGTTGAACAGCGCTACCAGTCGCTGCCCGCTCATCAACGCTTTGATGAGGGAGTGGCGCAGGCGACAGTTGAACTGCTGCGCCATGAACCCGGTTCGCTGCTGCTCTTTTTGCCGGGCGTCGGCGAGATCCAGCGCGTGCAAGAGCAGCTCGCCTCGCGCGTCGGCAGCGACGTGCTGCTCTGCCCTCTGTACGGCGCGCTGCCGTTAAGTGAACAGCGTAAAGCGATTCTGCCTGCCCCGGCCGGTAAGCGAAAAGTGGTGTTGGCGACCAATATTGCTGAAACCAGCCTGACCATTGAAGGGATTCGGCTAGTGGTAGACAGCGCCCAGGAGCGCGTCGCCCGTTTTGATGCCCGCAGCGGCTTAACGCGCCTGATTACCCAGCGCATCAGCGTGGCGTCGATGACCCAGCGCGCCGGACGCGCCGGGCGTCTGGAGCCGGGCATCTGCCTGCATCTGATTGCCAAAGAGCAGGCGGAGCGCGCGGCGGCGCAGAGCAACCCGGAGATCGTCAGTAGCGATCTCTCCGGCCTGTTAATGGAGTTACTGCAGTGGGGCTGCCAGGATGCCGCGCAGCTTCATTGGCTGGATCTGCCGCCTGAGGCTAACCTGGCGGCGGCGCGCAGGCTGCTGACGCAACTGCGCGCGCTGGAAGAGGGGCGTTTAACCCCCTTTGGCATGAAAATGGCGGCGCTTGGCAACGATCCGCGCCTGGCGGCGATGCTTTCGAGCGCGCAGGGCGAGGATGAGATTGCTACCGCGGCGAAGCTTGCGGCGATCCTCGAAGAGCCGCCGCGCGGCGGTAATAGCGATTTGAGCGCCGCCTTTTCGCGTCAGCAGGGGAACTGGCAGCAGCGCGCGCGCCAACTGGCACGCAGGCTGAAGAGCAGCGGCGGCGAGCCGGATATCAGCGCGCTGGCCCCGCTTCTCGCCTGTGCGTTTACCGATCGTATCGCGCGCCGACGCGGGCAGCAGGGGCGCTATCAGCTGGCGAACGGCTTAGGTGCAACGCTGGATGCTGATGACGCGCTAAACCGTCACGAATGGCTGCTCGCACCGCTGCTGTTGCAGGGGAGCCAGTCGCCGGATGCGCGTATATTGCTGGCGCTGCCGCTGGATATTGATGCGCTTGTTGCCCAGTGTCCACAACTGATTACCCAGTCCGACAGCGTCGAGTGGGATGAAACGCTCGGTACGCTGAAAGCATTTCGCCGCAGGCAGATTGGTCAACTGACGCTGAGCGCCCAGCCGCTGGCGAAGCCCTCCGAGGAGGAGCTGCACGGGGCGATGTTAAATGGCATTCGTGAAAAAGGATTGCGGGTGCTGAACTGGACAAGCGAAGCGGCGCAGTATCGTTTACGCTTACTCTGCGCCGCGAAGTGGCTGCCGGAGTTCGACTGGCCCGCCGTTGATGACGCCTCGCTCCTTGATACGCTTGAGGCGTGGCTGCTGCCGCAAATGGGCGGCATTCGTTCCCTGCGCGATTTGCAGTCTCTCGACGTGGGGCAGGCGTTGCAGCAGGCGCTGCCGTGGTCGTTGCGTCAACGGCTGGATAGTGAGCTGCCTGGGCATTACACTGTGCCGACCGGAAGCCGGATAGCCATCCGATATCATGAAGATAATCCGCCTGCACTGGCGGTGCGGATGCAGGAGATGTTCGGTGAAGCCACCACCCCGACGATTGCGCAGGGGCGCGTGGCGCTGGTGCTGGAGCTGCTTTCGCCTGCCCAGCGGCCGCTGCAAATTACGCGTGATTTAGGCGCGTTCTGGGCCGGAACCTACCGCGAGGTGCAAAAAGAGATGAAGGGGCGCTACCCCAAACATGTCTGGCCGGACGATCCGGCAAACACCGCGCCGACGCGGCGAACGAAAAAGTATTCATAG
- the thpR gene encoding RNA 2',3'-cyclic phosphodiesterase: protein MPASKRLFFAIELPADIQQQLVQWRAQHFAPEAGRPIAAANLHLTLAFLGDISAEKQKALETLAGRIRQPGFTLTLDDAGQWLRSRVVWLGSRQPPRGLLQLADMLRAQAARSGCYQSPQPFHPHITLLRDASHAVSLPPPGFRWSFPVTEFALYESQFINGRTRYTALTRWSLSGE, encoded by the coding sequence ATGCCCGCATCAAAAAGGCTCTTTTTTGCCATTGAACTGCCCGCCGATATCCAGCAGCAACTGGTGCAGTGGCGCGCGCAACACTTCGCGCCGGAAGCGGGAAGGCCAATCGCCGCCGCCAATTTGCATCTGACGCTGGCCTTTCTGGGCGATATCAGCGCTGAGAAGCAAAAGGCGCTGGAGACGCTGGCCGGGCGCATTCGCCAGCCGGGCTTTACGCTGACGCTGGATGATGCCGGCCAGTGGCTGCGCTCGCGCGTGGTGTGGCTCGGTTCGCGCCAGCCGCCGCGCGGTTTATTACAACTTGCGGATATGCTGCGCGCGCAGGCAGCACGTAGCGGCTGCTATCAAAGCCCGCAGCCTTTTCATCCGCACATTACGCTGCTGCGCGACGCCAGCCACGCGGTTTCGCTCCCGCCGCCGGGTTTTCGCTGGTCCTTTCCGGTCACGGAGTTTGCGCTCTATGAGTCGCAGTTTATTAATGGACGTACCCGTTACACCGCCCTGACGCGCTGGTCCCTTAGCGGTGAGTAA
- the mrcB gene encoding bifunctional glycosyl transferase/transpeptidase produces the protein MAGNDREPIGRKGKPARPAKEKISRRRVRDEEYDEYDDEEENAVPKKGRGRGKKPRGKRGWFWLLLKIFIVCAVLFAIYGVYLDQKIRARIDGKVWQLPAAVYGRMVNLEPDMAISKNEMVKLLEATQYREVTKMTRPGEFTVQAKSIEMIRRPFDFPDSKEGQVRARLTFDGDRLETIENMDSNRQFGFFRLDPRLITMLSSPNGEQRLFVARNGFPDLLVDTLLATEDRHFYEHDGISFYSIGRAVLANLTAGRTVQGASTLTQQLVKNLFLSSERSYWRKANEAYMALIMDARYSKDRILELYMNEVYLGQSGDNEIRGFPLASLYYFGRPVEELSLDQQALLVGMVKGASIYNPWRNPKLALERRNLVLRLLQQQSVIDQELYDMLSARPLGVQPRGGVISPQPAFMQMVRQELQSKLGDKVKDLSGVKIFTTFDSVAQDAAEKAAVEGIPLLIKQRKLSDLETAMVVVDRYTGEVRAMVGGATPQFAGYNRAMQARRSIGSLAKPATYLTALSQPNTYRLNTWIADAPISLRLSNGQVWSPQNDDRRFSGQVMLVDALTRSMNVPTVNLGMAVGLPAVTDTWEKLGAPKNQLNGMPSMLLGALNLTPIEVAQAFQTIASGGNRAQLSALRSVIAEDGTVLYQSYPQAERVVPAQAAYMTLWTMQQVVQRGTGRQLGAKYPGLHLAGKTGTTNNNVDTWFAGIDGREVTITWVGRDNNQPTKLYGASGAMAIYQRYLQNQSPIPLDLTPPEDITNLGVDDMGNFICGGGGVRQLPVWTTNPDALCQQSQMMQPQTGNPFDQSTQPQQQQQPQQQQPQQEQKSDGVAGWIKDMFGSN, from the coding sequence ATGGCGGGGAATGACCGCGAGCCAATTGGACGCAAGGGGAAACCTGCGCGTCCGGCAAAAGAGAAAATCAGTCGTCGTCGCGTTCGTGATGAAGAGTATGACGAATACGATGATGAAGAGGAAAACGCAGTGCCGAAAAAGGGAAGAGGCAGAGGCAAAAAGCCCCGCGGTAAACGCGGCTGGTTCTGGCTGCTGCTGAAAATTTTCATTGTTTGCGCAGTGCTGTTTGCCATTTATGGCGTCTATCTGGATCAGAAGATCCGCGCGCGTATCGACGGTAAAGTGTGGCAGCTGCCCGCCGCCGTCTATGGCCGTATGGTCAACCTCGAGCCGGATATGGCCATCAGCAAAAATGAGATGGTCAAGCTGCTGGAGGCGACGCAGTATCGCGAAGTGACGAAGATGACGCGTCCCGGTGAGTTCACCGTGCAGGCGAAAAGCATCGAGATGATCCGCCGTCCGTTTGATTTCCCGGACAGCAAAGAGGGCCAGGTGCGCGCGCGTCTGACCTTTGACGGCGATCGCCTGGAAACGATTGAGAATATGGACAGCAACCGCCAGTTCGGTTTCTTCCGTCTCGATCCGCGCCTTATCACCATGCTCTCTTCGCCGAACGGCGAGCAGCGCCTGTTCGTTGCGCGGAACGGCTTCCCGGATCTGCTGGTCGACACGCTGCTGGCAACGGAAGACCGCCACTTCTACGAGCATGACGGTATCAGCTTCTACTCCATTGGCCGTGCGGTGCTGGCGAACCTCACTGCTGGCCGCACAGTGCAGGGGGCGAGTACGCTGACCCAGCAGCTGGTGAAAAACCTCTTCCTGAGCAGCGAGCGCTCCTACTGGCGTAAAGCCAATGAAGCCTATATGGCGCTGATCATGGATGCCCGCTACAGCAAGGATCGCATCCTTGAGCTCTATATGAACGAGGTCTACCTCGGCCAGAGCGGTGATAACGAAATCCGCGGCTTCCCGCTGGCGAGCCTCTACTACTTTGGTCGTCCGGTTGAAGAGCTGAGCCTCGATCAGCAAGCGCTGCTGGTGGGCATGGTAAAAGGGGCCTCGATTTACAACCCGTGGCGTAACCCGAAACTGGCCCTTGAGCGCCGTAATCTGGTGCTGCGCCTGCTGCAACAGCAGAGCGTGATTGACCAGGAGCTGTATGACATGCTCAGTGCCCGTCCGCTCGGCGTGCAGCCGCGCGGCGGGGTGATCTCGCCTCAGCCAGCATTTATGCAGATGGTGCGCCAGGAGTTGCAGAGCAAACTCGGCGATAAAGTCAAAGATCTCTCCGGCGTGAAGATCTTCACCACCTTTGACTCGGTAGCGCAGGATGCTGCCGAAAAAGCGGCGGTAGAGGGTATTCCGCTGCTGATCAAACAGCGCAAGCTGTCGGATCTGGAAACCGCGATGGTGGTGGTCGATCGCTACACCGGCGAAGTGCGCGCGATGGTGGGCGGTGCGACACCGCAGTTTGCCGGTTACAACCGTGCCATGCAGGCGCGCCGCTCTATCGGCTCGCTGGCAAAACCGGCGACCTACCTGACGGCGCTGAGCCAGCCGAACACCTATCGCCTGAACACCTGGATTGCGGATGCGCCGATTTCCCTGCGCCTCTCCAACGGCCAGGTGTGGTCGCCGCAGAACGATGATCGCCGCTTCAGCGGTCAGGTGATGCTGGTGGATGCGCTGACGCGCTCGATGAACGTCCCGACCGTTAACCTCGGTATGGCGGTAGGCTTACCGGCGGTGACGGACACCTGGGAGAAACTCGGTGCGCCGAAAAATCAGCTGAACGGTATGCCGTCAATGCTGCTGGGGGCGCTCAACCTGACGCCGATTGAAGTGGCGCAGGCCTTCCAGACCATCGCCAGCGGCGGTAACCGCGCGCAACTCTCCGCGCTGCGTTCGGTGATTGCTGAAGATGGCACGGTGCTCTACCAGAGCTATCCGCAGGCGGAACGCGTGGTGCCTGCTCAGGCGGCGTACATGACGCTGTGGACCATGCAGCAGGTGGTTCAGCGCGGAACGGGTCGCCAGCTTGGCGCGAAGTATCCGGGTCTGCACCTGGCGGGGAAAACCGGTACCACCAACAACAATGTTGATACCTGGTTTGCTGGCATTGACGGGCGTGAAGTGACTATCACCTGGGTTGGCCGCGATAATAACCAGCCGACCAAGCTGTATGGTGCCAGCGGCGCAATGGCGATTTATCAGCGTTATCTGCAAAACCAGTCGCCGATCCCGCTGGATCTGACGCCGCCGGAGGACATCACTAACCTCGGCGTGGATGATATGGGTAACTTTATCTGCGGCGGCGGCGGCGTTCGCCAGCTGCCGGTCTGGACCACCAATCCAGATGCGCTTTGCCAGCAGAGCCAGATGATGCAGCCGCAAACGGGCAATCCGTTCGATCAGTCGACGCAGCCGCAACAGCAGCAACAGCCGCAGCAACAACAGCCGCAGCAGGAGCAGAAGAGCGATGGCGTAGCGGGCTGGATTAAAGATATGTTCGGCAGTAACTAG
- the dksA gene encoding RNA polymerase-binding protein DksA — MQEGQNRKTSSLSILAIAGVEPYQEKPGEEYMNEAQLAHFKRILEAWRNQLRDEVDRTVTHMQDEAANFPDPVDRAAQEEEFSLELRNRDRERKLIKKIEKTLKKVEDEDFGFCESCGVEIGIRRLEARPTADLCIDCKTLAEIREKQMAG, encoded by the coding sequence ATGCAAGAAGGGCAAAACCGTAAAACATCGTCCCTGAGTATTCTCGCCATCGCTGGGGTGGAGCCGTATCAAGAGAAGCCGGGCGAAGAGTATATGAACGAAGCCCAGCTGGCGCACTTCAAGCGGATTCTTGAAGCATGGCGCAATCAACTTAGGGATGAAGTCGATCGCACCGTTACGCACATGCAGGACGAAGCGGCTAACTTCCCGGACCCGGTTGACCGTGCTGCTCAGGAAGAGGAGTTCAGCCTCGAACTGCGTAACCGCGATCGCGAGCGCAAGCTGATTAAGAAGATCGAAAAAACGCTGAAAAAAGTAGAAGACGAAGATTTCGGTTTCTGCGAATCCTGCGGCGTTGAAATTGGTATCCGTCGTCTGGAAGCGCGTCCGACTGCCGATCTGTGCATCGACTGCAAAACCCTGGCGGAAATCCGCGAAAAACAGATGGCGGGCTAA
- the gluQRS gene encoding tRNA glutamyl-Q(34) synthetase GluQRS: MPESHYIGRFAPSPSGELHFGSLIAALGSYLQARAQQGIWRVRIEDIDPPREVPGAAETILRQLEHYGLYWGGEVLWQSRRHDAYRDVLERLHREGLSYFCTCTRARIQSVGGFYDGHCRTLKHGPENAAVRLLQRQPVLEFTDRLRGRIVAEEKLAREDFIIHRRDGLFAYNLAVVVDDHFQGVTEIVRGADLIAPTVRHISLYQQLGWPAPEYVHLPLALNEQGDKLSKQNHAPALPEGDPRPVLIRALQFLNQDVTKEWQDLSLEDLLEKAVANWSLSRVPVTGDANTAFSNASR; encoded by the coding sequence ATGCCTGAATCACACTATATCGGGCGCTTTGCGCCATCCCCATCCGGTGAACTGCATTTTGGTTCGTTAATTGCCGCCCTCGGTAGCTATCTGCAAGCCCGTGCGCAGCAGGGTATCTGGCGGGTGCGGATTGAAGATATCGATCCTCCCCGCGAAGTGCCCGGTGCGGCAGAGACTATTTTGCGCCAGCTGGAACACTACGGCCTGTACTGGGGCGGTGAGGTGCTGTGGCAATCCCGGCGGCATGACGCCTACCGTGACGTGCTGGAACGACTACACCGCGAAGGGCTGAGCTACTTCTGCACCTGCACGCGCGCGCGCATTCAAAGCGTTGGCGGTTTCTATGATGGCCACTGCCGCACCCTGAAGCATGGCCCCGAAAATGCCGCGGTCCGTCTGCTGCAACGCCAGCCGGTGCTGGAGTTTACCGACCGCCTGCGCGGACGCATCGTTGCTGAAGAGAAACTGGCGCGCGAGGATTTTATTATTCACCGCCGCGATGGATTATTTGCTTATAACCTGGCGGTGGTGGTCGATGACCATTTTCAGGGTGTGACGGAGATCGTACGCGGCGCGGATCTCATTGCGCCGACGGTGCGCCATATCTCCCTTTATCAGCAATTAGGCTGGCCGGCACCTGAGTATGTCCATCTACCATTAGCCCTTAATGAACAAGGGGATAAGCTCTCCAAGCAGAACCATGCGCCCGCGCTGCCGGAGGGCGATCCGCGTCCCGTGTTGATCCGTGCTTTACAATTTCTGAACCAGGATGTAACAAAAGAGTGGCAGGATCTCTCCCTTGAAGATCTGCTGGAAAAGGCGGTGGCGAACTGGTCGCTTTCACGCGTACCTGTAACAGGCGATGCGAATACAGCATTCTCAAATGCTTCGCGCTGA